Proteins encoded together in one Cellulomonas gilvus ATCC 13127 window:
- a CDS encoding alpha/beta fold hydrolase — protein sequence MTVHVLREASADAGLPLVLLHGFPLDHRMWEPVAGRVDGARAVLAVDLPGAGGSTAADPALPEPALEASADAVAHALAAAGVDRAVVAGLSMGGYVALALLERHPGLVAGLGLVDTRSTADTDDARANRLRIADEVLASGSVDPVRPMAGTLVGETTRASAPELVEQIAAWIDGQDPGGVAWSQRAMAARPDRTELLRGFAGPVAVVVGEEDQIAPLEAAEHMVAAAPAAQFVVVPRSGHMSTVEQPDEVAAALSDLAARADSA from the coding sequence ATGACGGTGCACGTGCTGCGTGAGGCATCCGCGGACGCGGGGCTCCCGCTGGTCCTGCTGCACGGCTTCCCGCTCGACCACCGGATGTGGGAGCCCGTCGCCGGGCGGGTGGACGGTGCGCGCGCCGTGCTGGCCGTCGACCTGCCGGGTGCGGGCGGCAGCACCGCAGCCGACCCCGCGCTGCCCGAGCCCGCGCTCGAGGCGTCCGCCGACGCGGTCGCGCACGCGCTCGCGGCCGCGGGTGTGGACCGTGCGGTCGTCGCGGGCCTGTCGATGGGCGGCTACGTGGCGCTCGCGCTGCTCGAGCGGCACCCGGGGCTCGTGGCCGGGCTCGGCCTGGTCGACACGAGGTCGACCGCCGACACCGACGACGCGCGCGCCAACCGCCTGCGCATCGCCGACGAGGTCCTCGCGAGCGGATCGGTCGACCCCGTGCGGCCCATGGCCGGCACGCTCGTCGGGGAGACCACGCGGGCGTCCGCGCCGGAGCTGGTCGAGCAGATCGCCGCCTGGATCGACGGGCAGGACCCCGGCGGCGTGGCGTGGTCGCAGCGCGCCATGGCGGCCCGCCCCGACCGCACCGAGCTGCTGCGTGGCTTCGCCGGCCCGGTCGCGGTCGTCGTCGGCGAGGAGGACCAGATCGCGCCGCTCGAGGCCGCCGAGCACATGGTCGCCGCGGCCCCGGCCGCGCAGTTCGTCGTCGTGCCGCGCTCGGGCCACATGTCGACGGTCGAGCAGCCCGACGAGGTCGCCGCGGCGCTGAGCGACCTCGCCGCCCGCGCCGACTCGGCCTGA
- a CDS encoding alpha/beta hydrolase: MTTTTDPADAGTWAQAAPIRSLTVLPAHREDVELHTADGLRLVGELARPLAPGGGPATPAATLVTLHPLPTHGGYMDSHVLRKASWRLPALADLAVLRFNTRGTSSPRGTSEGAFDEGRGERFDVAAAIEYAEFHDLPHRWLVGWSFGTELALMHGHDPAVEGAILLSPPLHRATDADLDAWAAFGRPLVVLVPELDDYLRPDEARARFARVPQAEVIGVEGAKHLWVGEPAVRRVLDEVVAHVLPGRAPLPTTWSGPAETAHVAPAAPDGTDDPADDEPADETRSATPAPEEDA; encoded by the coding sequence ATGACCACGACGACCGATCCGGCCGACGCCGGCACGTGGGCGCAGGCCGCCCCGATCCGCTCGCTGACCGTGCTCCCGGCGCACCGCGAGGACGTGGAGCTGCACACCGCCGACGGCCTGCGGCTGGTCGGCGAGCTCGCGCGCCCGCTCGCGCCCGGGGGAGGCCCCGCGACGCCCGCCGCGACCCTGGTGACGCTGCACCCGCTGCCCACGCACGGCGGCTACATGGACTCGCACGTGCTGAGGAAGGCGTCCTGGCGGCTGCCCGCGCTCGCGGACCTCGCGGTGCTGCGGTTCAACACGCGCGGCACGTCCAGCCCGCGGGGGACCAGCGAGGGTGCGTTCGACGAGGGTCGCGGTGAACGGTTCGACGTCGCCGCGGCGATCGAGTACGCCGAGTTCCATGACCTGCCGCACCGCTGGCTCGTGGGCTGGTCGTTCGGCACCGAGCTCGCGCTCATGCACGGGCACGACCCGGCCGTGGAGGGCGCGATCCTGCTCTCGCCGCCGCTGCACCGCGCCACCGACGCGGACCTGGACGCGTGGGCCGCCTTCGGCCGACCGCTCGTGGTCCTGGTCCCCGAGCTCGACGACTACCTGCGACCCGACGAGGCACGCGCCCGGTTCGCGCGCGTGCCGCAGGCCGAGGTGATCGGCGTCGAGGGCGCCAAGCACCTGTGGGTCGGGGAGCCCGCGGTGCGGCGCGTGCTGGACGAGGTCGTCGCGCACGTCCTGCCCGGCCGCGCCCCGCTGCCCACCACGTGGTCGGGCCCGGCCGAGACCGCCCACGTCGCACCCGCCGCCCCGGACGGCACCGACGACCCCGCGGACGACGAGCCCGCGGACGAGACCAGGAGCGCCACCCCGGCGCCGGAGGAGGACGCATGA
- a CDS encoding HAD family hydrolase has translation MSVPTTPLRATWPSRAPRLVATDLDGTLLGPAGAVSPRTARALRDAESAGVEVVFVTARPPRWLTQLAPHVGGHGVAICANGAAVLEVATGRVLDERGMSAALVGSVAAALRDALGEVHLAVERVAGFAAERGFLDEHPVPPGSPVAERIEDVLTASTLKLLVRTRQDHGAEHAAVVQRAIGSAALVADSGARGLGEVSAAGTTKAGALAAWAAQRGLAPADVWACGDAPNDLPMLAWAGESFAVANAFADVRSSARHACPANDDDGVAAVLEHAAALARGAAGRARA, from the coding sequence GTGAGCGTGCCGACGACCCCTCTGCGCGCCACGTGGCCCTCACGGGCACCGCGGCTCGTCGCGACCGACCTGGACGGCACGCTCCTGGGCCCCGCGGGTGCCGTCTCGCCGCGCACGGCCCGCGCGCTGCGGGACGCCGAGTCGGCGGGTGTCGAGGTCGTGTTCGTCACGGCCCGCCCGCCGCGCTGGCTCACGCAGCTCGCGCCGCACGTCGGCGGCCACGGGGTCGCGATCTGCGCGAACGGCGCCGCGGTGCTCGAGGTCGCGACGGGCCGCGTGCTCGACGAGCGCGGCATGAGCGCCGCGCTCGTCGGCAGCGTGGCCGCGGCGCTGCGGGACGCGCTCGGCGAGGTGCATCTCGCGGTCGAGCGCGTCGCGGGGTTCGCCGCCGAGCGCGGCTTCCTCGACGAGCACCCGGTCCCGCCCGGGAGCCCCGTGGCCGAGCGCATCGAGGACGTCCTGACGGCGTCCACGCTCAAGCTGCTGGTCCGCACGCGCCAGGACCACGGGGCGGAGCATGCGGCGGTGGTGCAGCGCGCGATCGGGTCCGCAGCCCTCGTCGCCGACTCGGGAGCGCGCGGCCTCGGGGAGGTGAGCGCCGCGGGCACCACCAAGGCCGGCGCGCTCGCGGCCTGGGCGGCGCAGCGCGGACTGGCCCCCGCCGACGTGTGGGCGTGCGGTGACGCGCCCAACGACCTGCCGATGCTCGCGTGGGCGGGTGAGTCGTTCGCGGTCGCGAACGCGTTCGCCGACGTGCGCAGCAGCGCGCGGCACGCGTGCCCCGCGAACGACGACGACGGCGTCGCCGCGGTCCTGGAGCATGCGGCGGCGCTCGCGCGCGGAGCCGCCGGGCGCGCGCGGGCTTAG
- a CDS encoding GH1 family beta-glucosidase, with product MTTSRRPSGRQFPADFLWGSATASYQIEGAAQEDGRLPSIWDTFARTPGKVLDGDTGDVAADHYHRVPEDVAIMRELNLQAYRLSVAWPRVQPTGSGEFNQAGLDFYSDLVDRLVAAGIKPVVTLYHWDLPQPLEDEGGWANRRTAELFADYARKVAEVLGDRVHLWTTLNEPWCSAFLGYGSGVHAPGVTDDEKALRAVHHLNLAHGLAARAIKDVLGPDTPISITLNLHVTRAATDAPADLEAKRRIDTIANEVFLGPIIDGAYPQEVFADTAAISDWSFVQDGDLELIRVPLEVLGVNYYATGMVKHGTPAGGDGTPGPDGHRSSEHSPWVGATQVEWLPLPGPHTAMGWNIEPEGLVELLVGLHERFPGLPLAITENGAAFYDTVSEDGRVHDTERVAYLHDHIDAVGEARDKGADVRGYFVWSLMDNFEWSYGFDRRFGIVRVDYDTLERTVKDSGRWYAELVRTRTIPPIEAAATL from the coding sequence ATGACGACCTCGCGCCGCCCGTCCGGCCGCCAGTTCCCCGCCGACTTCCTCTGGGGCTCGGCCACCGCGTCGTACCAGATCGAGGGCGCCGCCCAGGAGGACGGGCGCCTGCCCTCGATCTGGGACACGTTCGCCCGCACGCCCGGCAAGGTGCTCGACGGCGACACCGGCGACGTGGCCGCCGACCACTACCACCGCGTCCCGGAGGACGTCGCGATCATGCGCGAGCTCAACCTGCAGGCCTACCGCCTGTCGGTCGCGTGGCCGCGCGTGCAGCCCACCGGGTCGGGGGAGTTCAACCAGGCCGGTCTGGACTTCTACTCCGACCTGGTGGACCGCCTGGTCGCGGCGGGCATCAAGCCCGTCGTGACGCTGTACCACTGGGACCTCCCGCAGCCGCTCGAGGACGAGGGCGGCTGGGCCAACCGGCGCACGGCCGAGCTGTTCGCCGACTACGCGCGCAAGGTGGCCGAGGTGCTCGGCGACCGCGTGCACCTGTGGACCACCCTCAACGAGCCGTGGTGCTCGGCGTTCCTCGGCTACGGCAGCGGCGTGCACGCGCCGGGCGTGACCGACGACGAGAAGGCGCTGCGCGCCGTGCACCACCTCAACCTCGCGCACGGGCTGGCCGCTCGCGCGATCAAGGACGTGCTGGGCCCGGACACGCCGATCTCCATCACGCTCAACCTGCACGTCACGCGCGCCGCGACCGACGCCCCGGCCGACCTCGAGGCCAAGCGCCGCATCGACACGATCGCCAACGAGGTGTTCCTCGGGCCGATCATCGACGGCGCCTACCCCCAGGAGGTCTTCGCGGACACGGCCGCGATCAGCGACTGGTCGTTCGTGCAGGACGGCGACCTCGAGCTCATCCGGGTGCCGCTCGAGGTGCTGGGCGTGAACTACTACGCGACGGGCATGGTCAAGCACGGCACGCCCGCGGGTGGCGACGGCACCCCCGGCCCCGACGGCCACCGCTCGTCGGAGCACAGCCCGTGGGTAGGCGCCACGCAGGTCGAGTGGCTGCCGCTGCCCGGTCCGCACACCGCGATGGGCTGGAACATCGAGCCCGAGGGCCTCGTCGAGCTGCTCGTCGGCCTGCACGAGCGGTTCCCCGGGCTGCCGCTGGCGATCACCGAGAACGGTGCGGCGTTCTACGACACCGTGAGCGAGGACGGCCGCGTGCACGACACCGAGCGCGTCGCCTACCTGCACGACCACATCGACGCGGTCGGCGAGGCGCGCGACAAGGGCGCCGACGTGCGCGGCTACTTCGTGTGGTCGCTCATGGACAACTTCGAGTGGTCCTACGGGTTCGACCGCCGGTTCGGCATCGTGCGCGTCGACTACGACACGCTCGAGCGCACCGTCAAGGACTCGGGCCGCTGGTACGCCGAGCTGGTCCGCACCCGCACCATCCCGCCGATCGAGGCGGCGGCGACTCTCTGA
- the yicI gene encoding alpha-xylosidase, which translates to MKFTDGYWLTLPGVQVLRPRGVADVRVEEDSLTVWSSTAPLNSRGDTLNRPLVTVTFTSPADDVVGVCIEHHQGGLDRGPRFDIARTSPDLKITHDCAADVAHVRSGALLATVRTEGAWGVEFSADGRVLTSSTARSIGIVTDAAGEAYVHEQLSLGVGEHVYGLGERFGPFVKNGQSVDIWNADGGTASEQAYKNVPFYLSDAGYGVFVDDPGRVSFEVGTEVVSRTQFSVAGQRLSYYVIYGPTPKEILRKYTALTGRPARLPAWSYGLWLSTSFTTSYDEETVTSFVDGMAERDLPLSVFHFDCFWMREFHWSDFVWDPATFPDPVGMLSRLKAKGLRICVWINPYIAQRSRLFAEGKERGYLVTRADGSVWQTDMWQAGMALVDFTNPDAAAWFTGYLRELLGQGVDAFKTDFGERIPTDVVWHDGSDPHRMHNYYTHLYNKAVFELLEAERGAGEAVLFARSATAGGQQFPVHWGGDCESTFASMAEELRGGLSLASSGFAYWSHDIGGFEGRPDPAVFKRWVAFGLLSSHSRLHGSDSYRVPWAFDDEAVDVTRTFTQLKHRLMPYLAELGEQAHEHGVPVMRPMLLEFPLDRGAATVDTQFMLGDSLLVAPVFTAQGDVDVYVPAGTWTSLLTGEQVTGPRWVHEEHGFSSLPLYVRPGTVLAFGAREDRPDTDWADGLTLRLFDLPDGFSGTTRVPSSSGGAPAYFEVTRAGDQVRVVASGTTAPWSVRVEPTGTTPAVEAHAAAGVDHVLVNLGS; encoded by the coding sequence ATGAAGTTCACCGACGGCTACTGGCTCACGCTGCCGGGCGTGCAGGTGCTGCGCCCCCGGGGCGTGGCGGACGTGCGGGTCGAGGAGGACTCGCTCACCGTGTGGTCCTCGACCGCGCCGCTGAACTCGCGCGGGGACACCCTGAACCGCCCGCTCGTCACCGTGACGTTCACGTCTCCGGCCGACGACGTCGTCGGCGTGTGCATCGAGCACCACCAGGGCGGCCTCGACCGCGGGCCGCGGTTCGACATCGCGCGCACGTCACCGGACCTGAAGATCACGCACGACTGCGCGGCGGACGTCGCGCACGTGCGCTCGGGTGCGCTGCTCGCCACGGTCCGCACCGAGGGCGCGTGGGGCGTGGAGTTCAGCGCGGACGGCCGCGTGCTCACGTCCTCGACCGCGCGCAGCATCGGCATCGTGACCGACGCGGCGGGTGAGGCGTACGTGCACGAGCAGCTCTCGCTGGGCGTGGGCGAGCACGTCTACGGCCTCGGCGAACGGTTCGGCCCGTTCGTCAAGAACGGCCAGAGCGTCGACATCTGGAACGCCGACGGCGGCACCGCCAGCGAGCAGGCGTACAAGAACGTGCCGTTCTACCTGTCGGACGCGGGGTACGGCGTCTTCGTCGACGATCCCGGCCGCGTCTCGTTCGAGGTCGGCACGGAGGTGGTGTCCCGCACGCAGTTCTCGGTCGCGGGGCAGCGCCTGAGCTACTACGTCATCTACGGCCCGACGCCCAAGGAGATCCTGCGCAAGTACACCGCGCTCACGGGCCGCCCCGCGCGGCTGCCCGCGTGGTCCTACGGGCTGTGGCTGTCCACGTCGTTCACCACCAGCTACGACGAGGAGACGGTCACGTCGTTCGTCGACGGCATGGCGGAGCGCGACCTGCCGCTGTCGGTGTTCCACTTCGACTGCTTCTGGATGCGCGAGTTCCACTGGAGCGACTTCGTGTGGGACCCGGCCACGTTCCCGGACCCGGTCGGCATGCTGTCCCGGCTGAAGGCCAAGGGCCTGCGGATCTGCGTGTGGATCAACCCGTACATCGCGCAGCGCTCGCGCCTGTTCGCCGAGGGCAAGGAGCGCGGCTACCTGGTGACGCGCGCCGACGGGTCGGTGTGGCAGACCGACATGTGGCAGGCGGGCATGGCGCTCGTCGACTTCACCAACCCGGACGCGGCCGCGTGGTTCACGGGCTACCTGCGCGAGCTGCTGGGCCAGGGCGTCGACGCGTTCAAGACCGACTTCGGCGAGCGCATCCCCACCGACGTGGTGTGGCACGACGGCAGCGACCCGCACCGCATGCACAACTACTACACGCACCTGTACAACAAGGCGGTGTTCGAGCTGCTCGAGGCCGAGCGCGGCGCGGGTGAGGCGGTCCTGTTCGCGCGGTCCGCGACCGCGGGCGGTCAGCAGTTCCCGGTGCACTGGGGCGGGGACTGCGAGTCGACGTTCGCCTCGATGGCCGAGGAGCTGCGCGGCGGGCTGTCGCTCGCGTCGTCGGGGTTCGCGTACTGGAGCCACGACATCGGCGGGTTCGAGGGCCGGCCGGACCCGGCGGTGTTCAAGCGCTGGGTCGCGTTCGGCCTGCTGTCCTCGCACAGCCGCCTGCACGGCTCGGACTCCTACCGCGTGCCGTGGGCGTTCGACGACGAGGCGGTCGACGTGACGCGCACGTTCACGCAACTCAAGCACCGGCTCATGCCCTACCTCGCGGAGCTGGGGGAGCAGGCGCACGAGCACGGCGTGCCCGTGATGCGCCCGATGCTCCTGGAGTTCCCGCTGGACCGCGGCGCCGCGACCGTCGACACGCAGTTCATGCTCGGCGACAGCCTGCTCGTCGCGCCGGTGTTCACGGCGCAGGGGGACGTGGACGTGTACGTGCCCGCGGGGACGTGGACGTCGCTCCTGACGGGTGAGCAGGTCACGGGACCGCGCTGGGTGCACGAGGAGCACGGCTTCTCGTCGTTGCCGCTGTACGTGCGGCCCGGCACCGTGCTCGCGTTCGGCGCGCGCGAGGACCGACCGGACACCGACTGGGCCGACGGCCTCACGCTGCGCCTGTTCGACCTGCCGGACGGGTTCAGCGGCACCACGCGCGTGCCGTCGTCGTCGGGCGGCGCACCGGCGTACTTCGAGGTGACGCGCGCGGGGGACCAGGTGCGGGTCGTCGCGAGCGGCACCACGGCGCCGTGGTCGGTGCGCGTCGAGCCCACGGGGACCACGCCCGCGGTGGAGGCACATGCCGCGGCCGGGGTCGACCACGTCCTGGTGAACCTGGGATCGTGA
- a CDS encoding beta-galactosidase, translating to MSPTHGLHALTQARGVLYGGDYNPEQWPREVWREDVALMREAGVNLVTVGVFSWSVLEPEPGVLDFGWLDEVLGLLADADIAVDLATPSASAPPWLARLHPESSSVDARGVRMAVGSRNHFCPSAPAYRDAALRVARALAHRYAGHPALALWHVGNEYGQECFCDLCADRWRAWLAARYGDVARLNDAWGTAFWSQRYGALEEVVPPRAAPYLHNPAQAVDWRRFTSDQMRALYREQAAVLRAAGDVPVTTNFMGFFGGVDQHTWTDDLDVVADDHYGDPQDPASPARSALTHDLTRGVGRGAPWLLMEQAAGAVNWRPHNVPKTPAQMLQDSLRAVAHGADGVCYFQWRASAAGAESFHSALLPHAGPDTVLHRAVRAQGRALAALRPVVGARVPARAALVHDWPALWAGELPARPSDRLRVLDQLEAYHRPLWRAGIATDVVPSTAPLDGYDLVVVPALPLVSDAAAAAIAAVPQRGGVLVVGPFSGVQDPTTRVRTGAFPAPWTGVLGLAGEEWRPLPDAGVPVRSERYGDFVASTWSERLRADDADVLATYAGADLEGAPAVLRRADPSGGQAWYVSTLPPQDVLDRVLRDAADAAGLRPPLPGAPDDVEVAVRGGLVFVLNLAAEPRVVPLPRSDGPVRDLLGGVVVDGRITLPAGGAAVLEHAPAASPDPAHDDVVVEPTDHPED from the coding sequence ATGAGCCCCACGCACGGGCTGCACGCGCTCACGCAGGCCCGCGGCGTGCTCTACGGCGGCGACTACAACCCCGAGCAGTGGCCGCGCGAGGTGTGGCGTGAGGACGTCGCGCTCATGCGCGAGGCGGGGGTCAACCTGGTCACGGTCGGCGTCTTCTCCTGGTCGGTCCTCGAGCCCGAGCCGGGTGTCCTCGACTTCGGCTGGCTCGACGAGGTGCTGGGCCTGCTGGCCGATGCGGACATCGCGGTGGACCTGGCGACCCCCTCGGCGTCCGCGCCGCCCTGGCTGGCGCGGCTGCACCCCGAGTCGTCCTCGGTGGACGCGCGCGGCGTGCGCATGGCGGTCGGCTCGCGCAACCACTTCTGCCCGTCGGCGCCCGCCTACCGGGACGCCGCGCTGCGCGTGGCGCGTGCGCTCGCGCACCGGTACGCGGGCCACCCCGCGCTCGCGCTGTGGCACGTGGGCAACGAGTACGGCCAGGAGTGCTTCTGCGACCTGTGCGCGGACCGCTGGCGCGCGTGGCTCGCCGCGCGGTACGGCGACGTGGCCCGGCTCAACGACGCGTGGGGCACCGCGTTCTGGAGCCAGCGGTACGGCGCGCTCGAGGAGGTGGTCCCGCCGCGCGCGGCGCCCTACCTGCACAACCCCGCGCAGGCGGTGGACTGGCGCCGCTTCACGTCCGACCAGATGCGTGCGCTGTACCGCGAGCAGGCGGCCGTGCTCCGCGCGGCCGGCGACGTGCCGGTCACCACGAACTTCATGGGCTTCTTCGGGGGAGTCGACCAGCACACGTGGACGGACGACCTCGACGTCGTCGCCGACGACCACTACGGCGACCCGCAGGACCCGGCAAGCCCGGCGCGCTCCGCGCTCACGCACGACCTCACGCGCGGCGTCGGCCGCGGCGCGCCCTGGCTGCTCATGGAGCAGGCCGCGGGTGCCGTCAACTGGCGGCCGCACAACGTCCCGAAGACCCCGGCCCAGATGCTGCAGGACTCGCTGCGTGCCGTGGCGCACGGCGCGGACGGCGTCTGCTACTTCCAGTGGCGCGCCTCGGCGGCGGGAGCCGAGAGCTTCCACTCCGCGCTGCTGCCCCACGCCGGGCCGGACACCGTGCTGCACCGCGCGGTGCGTGCGCAGGGCCGGGCGCTCGCCGCGCTGCGACCCGTGGTGGGGGCCCGCGTGCCCGCCCGGGCGGCGCTCGTGCACGACTGGCCCGCGCTGTGGGCGGGTGAGCTGCCCGCGCGGCCGTCCGACCGCCTGCGCGTCCTGGACCAGCTCGAGGCGTACCACCGTCCGCTGTGGCGCGCGGGCATCGCGACCGACGTGGTGCCGTCCACCGCGCCGCTCGACGGCTACGACCTGGTGGTGGTGCCGGCACTGCCGCTCGTGAGCGACGCCGCGGCCGCCGCGATCGCCGCCGTGCCGCAGCGCGGCGGCGTCCTGGTCGTCGGCCCGTTCAGCGGCGTCCAGGACCCGACCACGCGCGTCCGCACGGGAGCCTTCCCCGCGCCGTGGACCGGTGTGCTGGGGCTGGCCGGCGAGGAGTGGCGCCCCCTGCCCGACGCGGGCGTCCCCGTGCGCAGCGAGCGGTACGGCGACTTCGTCGCGTCCACGTGGTCCGAGCGGCTGCGCGCCGACGACGCCGACGTGCTCGCGACGTACGCCGGGGCCGACCTCGAGGGCGCCCCCGCGGTCCTGCGCCGTGCCGACCCGAGCGGCGGGCAGGCGTGGTACGTCTCGACGCTCCCGCCCCAGGACGTGCTGGACCGTGTGCTGCGCGACGCCGCCGACGCGGCCGGGCTCCGGCCGCCGCTGCCCGGCGCACCCGACGACGTCGAGGTGGCGGTCCGCGGCGGGCTGGTGTTCGTGCTGAACCTGGCCGCCGAGCCGCGCGTCGTGCCGCTGCCGCGCTCGGACGGTCCGGTGCGCGACCTGCTCGGCGGCGTGGTCGTCGACGGTCGGATCACGCTGCCCGCGGGCGGCGCCGCCGTGCTCGAGCACGCACCGGCCGCATCCCCTGACCCCGCTCACGACGACGTCGTCGTCGAGCCGACCGACCACCCCGAGGACTGA
- a CDS encoding LacI family DNA-binding transcriptional regulator, with translation MATIADVARLAGVSSSTVSYVLSGKRPISGATRARVERAIKDLGFSPHAGARALATNRTNVLGLVVPLRALEANSATVMEVVTGVLTAAREHGDDVLVITDEDVEDVHRLAGGSRVDALILMDIERQDPRLPVLAALRQPSILIGVPSDTQGLSCVDLDFAAAGRLAVRHLVEHGHRSIALLGAGQAAISRDANYAVRIIDGFRAEAGRLGVRNTVVPCEESYPQAAAAVARARAEVEDVTALVVHNESALPGVLDALARDGLRVPQDVSVVAVSPARLAAHLAVPLSVIDIPSVEIGRTAVAMAVDRQDRTRAVETRLLAPTLIEHGSCAAPA, from the coding sequence ATGGCAACGATCGCCGACGTGGCTCGGCTCGCGGGCGTCTCGTCGTCCACCGTCAGCTACGTGCTGTCCGGCAAGCGCCCCATCTCGGGCGCCACGCGGGCCCGCGTCGAGCGTGCGATCAAGGACCTGGGCTTCAGCCCGCACGCCGGCGCCCGCGCGCTCGCGACCAACCGCACCAACGTGCTGGGCCTCGTGGTGCCGCTGCGCGCGCTCGAGGCGAACTCGGCGACCGTCATGGAGGTCGTCACCGGCGTGCTCACCGCGGCGCGCGAGCACGGCGACGACGTGCTGGTCATCACGGACGAGGACGTCGAGGACGTGCACCGCCTCGCGGGCGGCTCGCGCGTGGACGCGCTGATCCTGATGGACATCGAGCGCCAGGACCCGCGCCTGCCGGTGCTCGCCGCGCTCCGCCAGCCGTCGATCCTCATCGGCGTGCCGAGCGACACGCAAGGGCTGTCCTGCGTCGACCTCGACTTCGCCGCGGCGGGTCGCCTGGCCGTCCGGCACCTGGTGGAGCACGGGCACCGCAGCATCGCGCTGCTCGGCGCGGGCCAGGCCGCGATCTCGCGTGACGCCAACTACGCGGTGCGCATCATCGACGGCTTCCGCGCCGAGGCGGGGCGGCTGGGCGTGCGCAACACCGTCGTGCCGTGCGAGGAGTCCTACCCGCAGGCCGCGGCCGCGGTGGCCCGCGCGCGCGCCGAGGTCGAGGACGTCACCGCGCTCGTCGTGCACAACGAGAGCGCGCTGCCCGGTGTGCTCGACGCGCTCGCCCGCGACGGGCTGCGGGTCCCCCAGGACGTGTCGGTGGTGGCGGTCAGCCCCGCGCGGCTCGCGGCGCACCTGGCCGTCCCGCTGTCGGTGATCGACATCCCGAGCGTCGAGATCGGCCGCACCGCCGTCGCGATGGCGGTGGACCGGCAGGACCGCACGCGCGCGGTCGAGACGCGCCTGCTCGCGCCCACGCTCATCGAGCACGGCAGCTGCGCGGCGCCCGCCTGA